From a single Lactococcus carnosus genomic region:
- a CDS encoding NAD(P)H-dependent flavin oxidoreductase codes for MNLPELKIGDLTAKIPVIQGGMGIGISLNRLAGSVAAQGGIGILSTAQIGFQEEKFQRASVRTNLQTIKKQLDKARSFAKGGILGFNVMVASFRYDEVVKATVEAGADVIISGAGLPMNLPELVGNAKTKIAPIVSSVKAAKIILRNWAKKYNRTADFVVIEGPKAGGHLGFKATEIEHAMQTMDDEVVKIIAHIKEYEEKFDTKIPVVFAGGVWDRADIEHYLNLGCSGVQMATRFIGTEECDAPDDFKDRFLKATEDDIHLTTSPVGLPGRAIDNKFTETISAGVTAYKAQEAPKTPIIPIAKCLNCLQIKLCDRKTIPYCISEALLNSVEHNTDMGLIFSGTNGYKINEITTVKAIFEELTA; via the coding sequence ATGAATCTACCAGAATTAAAAATAGGCGACTTAACAGCCAAAATCCCTGTCATCCAAGGTGGTATGGGTATTGGTATCTCCCTAAATAGACTGGCAGGAAGTGTCGCTGCTCAAGGTGGTATCGGCATTCTATCAACTGCTCAAATTGGTTTTCAAGAAGAAAAATTTCAACGTGCTTCAGTTAGAACTAACTTGCAAACAATCAAGAAACAACTGGATAAAGCACGTAGTTTTGCAAAAGGTGGTATCCTAGGCTTTAACGTCATGGTTGCAAGCTTCCGTTATGACGAAGTTGTTAAGGCAACCGTTGAAGCTGGTGCTGATGTCATCATCTCTGGTGCTGGTTTACCGATGAATTTACCTGAGCTTGTCGGTAACGCCAAAACAAAAATTGCCCCAATCGTCTCTTCTGTTAAAGCAGCGAAGATTATCTTACGTAACTGGGCAAAAAAATATAATCGGACAGCTGACTTTGTTGTCATCGAAGGTCCTAAAGCTGGTGGTCACCTCGGTTTTAAAGCAACTGAAATTGAACATGCTATGCAAACTATGGATGATGAAGTTGTTAAAATCATCGCCCACATTAAGGAATACGAAGAAAAATTCGATACAAAAATCCCTGTTGTCTTTGCTGGCGGTGTATGGGATCGTGCTGATATTGAGCACTACCTAAATCTAGGCTGTTCTGGCGTTCAAATGGCGACACGTTTTATCGGTACTGAAGAATGTGATGCACCAGATGACTTCAAAGATCGTTTCTTAAAAGCAACTGAAGATGATATTCATTTGACGACATCACCAGTTGGCTTGCCAGGTCGTGCAATTGATAATAAATTTACGGAAACAATCTCAGCAGGTGTAACGGCTTATAAAGCACAAGAAGCGCCTAAAACACCGATTATTCCAATTGCTAAATGTTTAAACTGTTTACAGATTAAATTATGTGACCGTAAAACAATCCCTTACTGTATCAGTGAAGCCTTGCTTAACTCTGTAGAACATAATACAGATATGGGCTTAATCTTCTCAGGAACAAATGGTTATAAAATTAATGAAATTACAACAGTCAAAGCGATTTTCGAAGAATTGACTGCTTAA
- a CDS encoding thiamine pyrophosphate-dependent enzyme, whose translation MSQALEILNFEQQLALQADSFPELAVLDKDGKIIDQAGFDAADLSDDKLVELMKRMIKQLVLNERSVKLAKQGRLGFVAPTRGQEASQTATSFAFNDDDYLMPGYRDIPQMIHKGFPIYKAFLWSRGHYEGNLMEGVNTWFPQIIIGAQFVEAAGIGLGMKKRQKDACAYTYTGDGGSSQGDTYEGMNFAGAFKANAVFIIQNNGYAISTPRKVQTAATHLASKGWGAGIPSIVVDGMDAIACYLAAKKAREWTVAGNGPVLIETITDRLEPHSMSGDDPLRYRTKESIEEWEKVEPLIRMRIFLEDKKLWNETIEADYKDEVNVEIDAAVKKADSVQKQKISEFIETTFEQPSFVQKEQIEKFREAGK comes from the coding sequence ATGAGTCAAGCATTAGAAATTTTAAATTTTGAACAACAATTAGCTTTACAAGCTGATAGTTTTCCAGAATTAGCTGTATTAGACAAAGATGGTAAAATCATCGACCAAGCTGGTTTTGACGCAGCAGACTTGTCAGATGACAAACTGGTTGAGTTGATGAAACGTATGATCAAACAACTTGTTTTAAACGAAAGAAGTGTTAAGTTAGCAAAACAAGGTCGTCTAGGCTTTGTTGCGCCAACACGTGGACAAGAAGCAAGCCAAACTGCAACAAGTTTCGCTTTTAATGATGACGATTACTTGATGCCAGGTTACCGTGATATTCCACAAATGATTCACAAAGGCTTCCCAATTTATAAAGCATTCTTATGGAGCCGTGGTCATTACGAAGGTAACTTGATGGAAGGTGTTAACACATGGTTCCCACAAATTATCATTGGTGCCCAATTCGTTGAGGCAGCTGGTATTGGTCTTGGCATGAAAAAACGTCAAAAAGATGCGTGTGCTTATACCTATACTGGTGATGGTGGGTCATCACAAGGAGATACTTACGAAGGCATGAACTTCGCAGGTGCTTTCAAAGCAAATGCTGTCTTCATCATCCAAAATAATGGCTATGCGATTTCAACACCACGTAAAGTCCAAACAGCAGCAACACACCTCGCTTCTAAAGGTTGGGGTGCAGGTATTCCAAGTATCGTCGTTGATGGTATGGATGCAATCGCTTGTTATCTTGCGGCTAAAAAGGCACGCGAATGGACTGTAGCAGGTAATGGACCTGTCTTGATTGAAACAATTACAGACCGTTTAGAACCGCATTCAATGAGTGGGGATGATCCACTTCGTTACCGGACAAAAGAATCCATCGAAGAATGGGAAAAAGTAGAACCATTGATCCGGATGCGTATTTTCTTAGAAGATAAAAAACTTTGGAATGAAACAATCGAAGCAGACTACAAAGATGAAGTAAACGTAGAAATTGATGCGGCAGTTAAAAAAGCTGATAGTGTTCAAAAACAAAAGATTTCAGAATTTATCGAAACGACTTTTGAACAACCTAGTTTTGTACAAAAAGAACAAATCGAAAAATTCAGAGAGGCAGGCAAGTAA
- a CDS encoding dihydrolipoamide acetyltransferase family protein: protein MTEIFKMPDVGEGMAEGEIASWLVKVGDAIKEDDPIAEIQNDKLLQEILSPYTGVVTKLYVEAGTVVEVGAPLVEFDGDGSGAAAPVAPEAAKPTAAPTPVAAPTPVAAPVVADASPTAPASGKVGAPVIGGQLRAMPSVRRFARQNGIDLTTVPANGRHGNITLEDVRNVLSGATVAPEAPVSAEVSEAPAAVATPAAAPKAVVSEKAGRVPMTPIRKAIAKNMTSQKQNVPHVTLFEQVEVSKLMAHRAAFKDIALKQDVKLTYMAYVAKALAAMAKHFPDLNAHVDMAKTEIVYPEGIHIGIAVDTPNGLFVPVVKNADQKSILAIAKEIAELAERARDGKLTPDVASGSTITISNIGSARGNWFTPVINVNEAAILGLGTIAKEPIVNEEGEIVVGNMMKLSLSFDHRLVDGMLAQSAINDLKKMLNDPAYMLMEV, encoded by the coding sequence ATGACAGAAATCTTTAAAATGCCCGATGTCGGCGAAGGAATGGCAGAAGGCGAAATCGCTTCTTGGTTAGTTAAGGTTGGCGATGCGATTAAAGAAGACGATCCAATTGCAGAAATTCAAAATGATAAATTATTGCAAGAGATCTTATCACCATATACTGGTGTCGTAACTAAGTTATATGTTGAGGCTGGTACAGTAGTTGAAGTTGGCGCACCTTTAGTTGAATTTGATGGTGATGGTTCTGGAGCAGCTGCTCCAGTTGCACCTGAAGCAGCAAAACCTACGGCGGCACCAACACCTGTTGCAGCACCAACACCTGTTGCAGCACCAGTTGTAGCAGATGCGTCACCAACGGCACCAGCATCTGGTAAAGTAGGCGCTCCAGTTATCGGTGGACAACTTCGTGCCATGCCTAGTGTGCGTCGTTTTGCACGTCAAAATGGTATTGATTTAACAACTGTTCCAGCAAATGGTCGTCATGGTAATATTACGCTTGAGGATGTTAGAAACGTCTTGTCAGGTGCTACTGTAGCACCTGAAGCACCAGTATCTGCTGAAGTATCTGAAGCACCTGCAGCAGTCGCTACACCAGCGGCAGCACCTAAAGCTGTTGTTTCTGAAAAAGCAGGTCGTGTACCAATGACGCCAATTCGTAAAGCAATCGCTAAAAATATGACTAGCCAAAAACAAAATGTGCCACATGTGACATTATTTGAACAGGTTGAAGTCTCTAAATTGATGGCACACAGAGCAGCATTTAAAGATATCGCGCTAAAACAAGATGTTAAATTGACTTATATGGCTTATGTTGCCAAAGCATTGGCTGCGATGGCAAAACATTTCCCTGACTTAAACGCCCATGTTGATATGGCTAAAACAGAAATTGTTTACCCTGAAGGCATCCACATTGGTATTGCAGTTGATACACCAAATGGCTTATTTGTACCTGTTGTTAAAAATGCAGATCAAAAATCAATCTTGGCTATTGCTAAAGAAATTGCTGAATTGGCAGAGCGTGCACGTGATGGTAAATTAACACCAGACGTTGCAAGTGGCTCAACAATCACGATTTCAAACATCGGTAGTGCACGTGGCAACTGGTTTACACCAGTTATCAATGTCAACGAAGCCGCTATTCTTGGCCTAGGGACAATCGCTAAAGAGCCTATCGTCAATGAAGAAGGTGAAATCGTTGTTGGTAATATGATGAAACTTTCCTTGTCATTTGACCACCGTCTTGTAGATGGTATGCTTGCTCAAAGTGCAATCAATGACTTGAAGAAAATGTTGAATGATCCAGCATATATGCTGATGGAGGTATAA
- a CDS encoding alpha-ketoacid dehydrogenase subunit beta: MAVKTYIAAITEAMDLALEKDDNVLIFGEDVGKNGGVFRATDGLNQKYGDERVFDAPLAESAIGGVAIGLTTQGYRPIMEIQFFGFIFEVMDSISGQMARNRFRFHGTREFPIVVRAPYGGGTHTPEMHADNLEGLMASTPGLRVVMPSNPADAKGLLLSAIESNDPVIFLENLKLYRSIKGEVPEGYYTTPLDKAAVAKAGDDVTIITYGGLVPVCLKAADVLEKAGINAEVIDLRTVSPIDVETIGQSVEKTGRVVVAQEAQRQAGIASTVMAEISERFILSLKAPIGRVSAPDSIYPFGAAENDWLPQVDDVVTAVKNVVEFE; the protein is encoded by the coding sequence ATGGCAGTAAAAACATATATCGCAGCAATTACAGAGGCAATGGATTTAGCACTTGAAAAAGATGACAACGTCCTTATTTTTGGAGAAGATGTTGGTAAAAATGGCGGTGTATTCCGTGCAACTGATGGCTTGAACCAAAAATACGGTGATGAACGCGTCTTCGATGCACCCTTAGCAGAGAGTGCTATCGGTGGTGTTGCAATTGGTTTGACAACGCAAGGTTACCGCCCAATCATGGAAATCCAATTCTTTGGTTTTATCTTTGAAGTAATGGACTCTATCTCTGGTCAAATGGCTCGTAACCGTTTCCGTTTCCACGGTACGCGTGAATTCCCAATTGTTGTTCGTGCACCTTATGGTGGCGGTACACATACGCCTGAAATGCATGCTGATAACTTAGAAGGTTTGATGGCATCTACACCAGGACTTCGTGTCGTTATGCCAAGTAATCCAGCAGATGCAAAAGGCTTGTTATTGTCTGCAATCGAATCAAATGACCCAGTTATCTTTTTAGAAAACTTGAAACTTTACCGTTCGATTAAAGGTGAAGTACCTGAAGGCTACTACACAACACCATTAGATAAAGCGGCTGTTGCTAAAGCAGGTGACGATGTTACAATCATTACTTACGGTGGATTGGTTCCCGTCTGTCTAAAAGCTGCAGATGTGCTTGAAAAAGCTGGGATCAATGCAGAAGTTATCGATTTACGTACAGTTAGCCCGATTGATGTTGAAACAATTGGTCAATCTGTTGAAAAAACTGGTCGCGTTGTTGTTGCACAAGAGGCACAACGTCAAGCTGGTATCGCAAGTACAGTAATGGCAGAAATTTCTGAGCGCTTTATTCTTAGCTTGAAAGCACCAATTGGCCGTGTTTCTGCTCCAGATAGTATCTATCCATTTGGTGCAGCAGAAAACGACTGGTTACCACAAGTTGATGATGTTGTTACTGCTGTTAAAAACGTAGTTGAATTTGAATAA
- the lpdA gene encoding dihydrolipoyl dehydrogenase, translated as MVVGSQAKNVETVVIGSGPGGYVAAIRAAELGQKVTIIERDFIGGVCLNVGCIPSKALINAGHNYYSQIHSTNSIMGVHSNGATLNWEETQKWKNEKVVNTLTGGIAMLLKKHKVEILRGEARFNDNQVINVISEDESHLLEFEKCIIATGSRPIEIPGFAFKNRVVNSTGALSLPEVPKHLVVIGGGVIGSELAGAYANLGSKVTIIEGLPHILNGFDKEMYSFVVDDFKEKGVEIVTNAKAKEAIQDDGSVKVIYEVDGVEQEIEADYCLVSVGRRPNTDELGLNTTDVKMTDRGQIVVDDHQQTSVSHIYAIGDVVEGPMLAHKASYEAKIAAGNVAGQDIKNCAISIPAVAYCDPELATMGETVESANEKNLDFMISKFPFAANGRAITMNATKGFIRMLSDKKTGVVIGAQIAGPGASDLISEFALAIENGLTTEDISMTVHPHPTLGEAIMDTSELADGMPIHI; from the coding sequence ATGGTTGTAGGTAGTCAAGCTAAGAACGTTGAAACAGTTGTGATTGGTAGTGGACCTGGTGGGTATGTTGCCGCGATTCGTGCAGCAGAACTTGGTCAAAAAGTGACGATCATTGAACGTGATTTTATCGGCGGTGTGTGTTTAAACGTTGGGTGTATTCCTTCTAAAGCTTTGATCAATGCTGGTCATAACTATTATTCACAAATCCATTCAACTAACAGTATCATGGGTGTGCATTCTAATGGCGCAACATTGAACTGGGAAGAAACGCAAAAATGGAAAAATGAAAAAGTTGTTAATACCTTAACTGGTGGTATTGCTATGTTGCTGAAAAAACATAAGGTTGAGATTTTACGTGGTGAAGCACGTTTTAATGACAACCAAGTGATCAACGTCATTTCAGAAGACGAGAGTCATCTCTTAGAATTTGAAAAATGTATCATCGCAACAGGTAGCCGTCCAATCGAAATTCCAGGATTTGCTTTCAAAAATCGTGTTGTTAACTCAACTGGTGCGCTTAGCTTGCCAGAAGTACCAAAACATTTGGTTGTTATCGGTGGCGGTGTTATCGGTAGTGAATTAGCTGGTGCTTATGCTAACTTAGGTAGTAAAGTAACAATTATCGAAGGCTTACCACATATCTTAAATGGTTTTGATAAAGAAATGTACAGCTTCGTTGTGGATGATTTCAAAGAAAAAGGCGTTGAAATCGTGACTAATGCTAAAGCTAAAGAAGCCATCCAGGATGACGGGTCTGTTAAAGTTATCTATGAAGTAGATGGTGTTGAGCAAGAAATCGAAGCGGATTACTGCTTAGTATCTGTTGGTCGTAGACCTAACACAGATGAACTTGGCTTAAACACAACGGACGTTAAAATGACTGACCGTGGTCAAATCGTTGTCGATGATCACCAACAAACAAGTGTTAGTCATATCTATGCGATTGGTGATGTTGTTGAAGGCCCGATGCTTGCCCACAAAGCTAGCTATGAAGCTAAAATTGCAGCAGGTAATGTTGCTGGTCAAGACATCAAAAACTGTGCCATCTCTATTCCAGCTGTTGCCTACTGTGATCCAGAATTGGCAACAATGGGTGAAACAGTCGAATCAGCAAACGAAAAGAATTTGGACTTTATGATCAGTAAATTCCCATTTGCTGCAAATGGTCGTGCCATTACGATGAATGCGACTAAAGGCTTTATCCGCATGTTAAGCGATAAGAAAACTGGTGTTGTCATCGGTGCTCAAATTGCTGGCCCAGGTGCAAGTGACTTGATCAGTGAATTTGCTTTAGCTATTGAAAATGGCTTAACGACTGAAGATATCTCTATGACAGTCCATCCTCACCCAACATTAGGTGAAGCAATCATGGATACAAGTGAACTTGCTGATGGTATGCCAATCCATATTTAA
- a CDS encoding dihydroorotate oxidase gives MASLQATFYGHTYENPFMNASGVHCMDTAELDGLATSAAGSFVTKSATAEGRDGNPEPRYVNLELGSINSMGLPNLGLAYYLEDAIQRQTAHPDQPFFLSVASYKGFDEYVANMKAIQDSAYTGLVELNLSCPNVPGKPQMAYDFDDTEKLLTEIFSFYTKPFGVKLPPYFDFMHFDKIAAVLNQFDLKFVNCINSVGNGLYIDDETDTVVIKPKGGFGGIGGEYVKPTALANVRALRQRLNPSIDIIGTGGILTGRDAYDHLLCGASMLQVGTQLYKEGLGVFDRLNSELLDILVAKGYNTIAEFKGKLATLD, from the coding sequence ATGGCGAGTTTACAAGCAACTTTTTACGGACACACCTATGAAAATCCATTTATGAATGCCTCTGGTGTACATTGTATGGATACTGCCGAACTTGATGGGCTAGCCACTTCTGCCGCTGGGTCATTTGTGACAAAATCAGCGACTGCAGAAGGGCGTGATGGCAATCCAGAACCTCGCTATGTCAACCTTGAGCTTGGTAGCATTAACTCTATGGGCTTGCCAAACCTCGGTCTTGCTTATTATCTTGAGGATGCCATACAACGACAAACTGCTCATCCTGACCAGCCTTTTTTCTTAAGTGTTGCCTCATATAAAGGATTTGATGAATATGTTGCCAATATGAAAGCTATTCAAGACAGTGCCTATACAGGCCTTGTTGAACTCAACCTATCTTGTCCAAATGTACCAGGTAAACCGCAAATGGCCTATGATTTTGATGATACTGAAAAGCTACTAACTGAGATTTTTAGTTTTTACACTAAGCCTTTCGGTGTCAAACTCCCACCCTATTTTGATTTCATGCATTTTGATAAGATTGCTGCCGTTTTAAATCAATTTGACCTTAAGTTTGTCAACTGTATTAATTCTGTTGGTAATGGGCTTTATATTGATGATGAAACGGATACTGTTGTCATTAAACCTAAAGGCGGTTTTGGTGGTATTGGTGGCGAATATGTTAAACCAACTGCACTTGCCAATGTCCGCGCCCTCAGACAACGCCTTAATCCGAGTATCGATATTATCGGAACTGGTGGTATTTTGACTGGTCGTGATGCCTATGACCATCTACTTTGCGGTGCTTCTATGCTCCAAGTCGGTACCCAATTATATAAAGAAGGACTTGGTGTCTTTGATCGACTCAATTCTGAGTTACTCGACATTTTAGTCGCTAAAGGCTATAACACGATTGCTGAATTTAAGGGCAAACTTGCGACACTAGACTAA
- a CDS encoding alpha/beta fold hydrolase has translation MKFLTSDAVTLAATSSGDGIPVIFLAGYSGTTYSWAAQNLFFSTAGFHCIHLDKRGHGENTDILSGLRISRLAKDIQELVYQLGLDQFHLVSHSLGSGIAFEYLSLFGEDQVKSLTIIDSPPKAINTSDWSLGMYDLTWQTVSETVENFSHVTLTKKKIETDLLRSMHQGHYRFNFLKTAPLVEDFLTKDYRDVLKQVSLPILYIGGEQSPLFSNAVASYYSQTAKQATSYLIKDAGHLPYAESPTEVNQLISQFILDNQ, from the coding sequence TTGAAATTTCTTACAAGTGATGCGGTAACTTTAGCTGCTACAAGCAGTGGTGACGGCATTCCTGTCATTTTCTTGGCTGGCTACTCAGGGACAACTTATAGCTGGGCAGCTCAAAATTTATTTTTTAGTACAGCTGGTTTTCACTGTATTCATTTGGACAAAAGAGGGCATGGTGAAAATACTGACATTCTATCTGGTTTACGAATCAGTCGACTAGCAAAAGATATACAGGAACTGGTTTATCAGCTTGGTCTGGATCAATTTCACCTCGTCAGTCATTCTTTAGGCTCTGGTATTGCCTTTGAATATTTAAGTTTGTTTGGTGAGGATCAGGTCAAGTCACTTACAATCATAGATAGTCCGCCTAAAGCAATCAATACCAGTGACTGGTCCTTAGGTATGTATGACTTAACCTGGCAAACTGTATCAGAGACAGTTGAGAACTTTTCTCATGTTACGCTAACCAAAAAGAAAATCGAGACTGATTTATTAAGAAGCATGCACCAAGGGCATTATCGCTTTAATTTCTTAAAGACTGCGCCTTTGGTTGAGGACTTTTTGACCAAGGATTATCGTGATGTGCTCAAGCAGGTATCACTGCCCATTCTCTATATTGGTGGTGAGCAATCACCGCTATTCTCTAATGCCGTAGCAAGCTATTATAGCCAGACTGCCAAACAGGCAACCAGTTACCTAATCAAGGATGCTGGCCACTTACCTTATGCCGAAAGCCCAACAGAAGTGAATCAGCTGATTTCACAGTTTATCTTAGACAATCAATAA
- a CDS encoding lipoate--protein ligase has product MRYVVNKNLDAPFNIAMDEWLLTHLKPEAPVFALWQNRNAVIVGKHQNTYEEVNEAVVKEKDIQVVRRVTGGGAVYHDQGNLNFTFIIPVAHPQDVDWKKFVQPIVTALHKLGIPVEITGRNDLVLDGKKISGNAQRYQDGYLMHHGTLMFDVDVETMVRVLNVSDEKFISKAVKSVRSRVGSIKQYAPHLTIAQFQQALTDELSENGQDQPIQLTQSQLAEIKTLEKEKFSTWEWNYGESPEFNYHAHEKFAGGILDIKAEIEKGLIKQIYFGGDFLGVEDIERLMPQLIGVPFEETTIRAILSENQDKHYFGTISNEEVLSLIHE; this is encoded by the coding sequence ATGCGATATGTCGTCAATAAAAATTTGGATGCACCGTTTAATATTGCGATGGATGAGTGGTTATTAACGCATTTAAAACCGGAAGCACCAGTTTTTGCTTTATGGCAAAACAGAAATGCAGTGATTGTAGGTAAGCATCAAAATACCTATGAGGAAGTGAATGAAGCAGTTGTCAAAGAAAAAGACATTCAAGTTGTTCGCCGTGTCACCGGTGGTGGCGCGGTTTATCATGACCAAGGCAACCTGAACTTTACTTTCATCATTCCAGTGGCGCATCCTCAGGATGTAGATTGGAAAAAATTTGTACAACCAATCGTTACCGCCCTTCATAAATTAGGTATTCCAGTTGAAATCACAGGTCGAAATGATCTGGTATTAGACGGAAAAAAAATTAGTGGGAATGCCCAGCGCTATCAGGATGGTTATCTGATGCATCACGGCACACTAATGTTTGATGTAGATGTTGAAACGATGGTGCGTGTGCTAAATGTCAGTGATGAGAAATTCATCTCAAAGGCAGTAAAAAGTGTCAGAAGCCGTGTTGGTAGTATCAAGCAGTATGCCCCACACTTAACAATTGCGCAATTTCAACAGGCTTTGACTGATGAATTGAGTGAAAATGGTCAAGACCAACCCATTCAATTAACGCAAAGTCAACTAGCTGAAATTAAAACGCTTGAAAAAGAAAAATTTTCAACATGGGAATGGAATTATGGCGAGAGTCCAGAGTTCAATTATCATGCCCATGAAAAATTTGCTGGTGGTATCTTAGATATCAAAGCAGAGATTGAAAAAGGCTTGATCAAACAGATCTACTTTGGCGGGGATTTCCTCGGCGTGGAAGATATTGAAAGATTGATGCCGCAATTAATAGGTGTCCCATTTGAAGAAACGACCATTCGTGCTATCTTGAGCGAAAATCAAGATAAACACTACTTTGGTACCATATCAAATGAGGAAGTCCTATCACTCATTCATGAGTGA